The Elusimicrobia bacterium HGW-Elusimicrobia-1 genome contains the following window.
CGATTTTCTTCTTCATCTTTTTTACGCTGCTCTTTCTTAAAAGCCGGTGCGTCCGCCAGATTCTATAGCCGAGAAAATCGACACCTTGCTTTACAGGGAAAATAGACGACTTTTTATTGAGCGCGAGACGCAAGTCGTCTCTTAAAAAAAATTCAATCTCGTCTTTAACGGCGGCCAGTTTCTTTTTGTCCTCGTCGAGCACGATAAAATCGTCCACATACCTGATATAATGGCGGCAGTGAAGATTATGTTTGACAAAATAATCGAGTTGATTCATATATACATTGGCAAATAACTGGGACGTCAAATTCCCCACGGGAAGTCCGCAATCCGTTTTTCCGACGGCGCAGTGTGAGAAAATAATAGTATCTATCAGAGCGAGCGCTCTTTTATCCGAGATTCTCCGCGCGATTTCGCGCCTTAAAATATTGTGGCTCACCGACGGGAAATAGTTGGCTATGTCGCCCTTAAAGCAATATGCGCCGGCAGAAAGCGACCGGAGAAAATGCGTAAGCCGCCGGACGCCCGAGTGCGTGCCTTTATATTTTCGGCAAGCGTAAGAATCGTAAATGAAAACCTTTTCAAAGATCGGCTCTATCACATTATTCAAGGCGTGCTGAACGATCCTGTCTTTGAACGGTAACGATGAGATTTTCCTCTTTTTAGGCTCATAAACGCTGAAAGTATGATATTTCCCGGGGCGATAAACGCCCTCTTTGATT
Protein-coding sequences here:
- a CDS encoding RNA-dependent DNA polymerase, with translation MPKTYKNIFEGIYDFSNLYDAYLKARKEKRYREGVLFYTSNLENNLVRLMNEIKEGVYRPGKYHTFSVYEPKKRKISSLPFKDRIVQHALNNVIEPIFEKVFIYDSYACRKYKGTHSGVRRLTHFLRSLSAGAYCFKGDIANYFPSVSHNILRREIARRISDKRALALIDTIIFSHCAVGKTDCGLPVGNLTSQLFANVYMNQLDYFVKHNLHCRHYIRYVDDFIVLDEDKKKLAAVKDEIEFFLRDDLRLALNKKSSIFPVKQGVDFLGYRIWRTHRLLRKSSVKKMKKKIAEFAAGGIIPEKMEATVASWLAHSRHADTYNLTKKLASLMGKHSQFLSKIMLNRINPGAAS